The following coding sequences lie in one Pirellulales bacterium genomic window:
- a CDS encoding DUF1501 domain-containing protein, producing MFGSSSSTARAAAATTSAADPLAPKRPHYAPKAKNVIFLFMAGAPSHLELFDNKPELARFDGTLPPKELLEGYRAAFINPNSKLLGPKFKFARHGNCGAELSELLPHLAGVVDDIAIVRSMVTDAFNHAPGQILMNTGSQQFGRPSLGSWITYGLGSESKDLPGFIVFSSGKKGPSGGNSNWGSGFLPTVYQGVQFRSSGDPVLYLSSPRGADRQLERESLDTLNRLNQRRLAETGDPEIATRINSFEMAFRMQTSAPELMDLSGEPQHVLDLYGVEPGKPSFAYNCLLARRMIERGVRCVELFHEAWDQHGNLVGDLKRNCQDTDQACAALVQDLKQRGLLDETLVIWGGEFGRTPMVQGGNDGRDHHPNAFTMWLAGGGTRPGITLGTTDDLGFNAATDRVHVHDLHATILHLLGFDHTKLTYRFQGRDFRLTDVHGNVVKQLLA from the coding sequence ATGTTCGGATCGAGTTCGTCGACCGCTCGCGCCGCTGCTGCCACGACCTCGGCAGCCGACCCGCTCGCCCCGAAGCGGCCGCATTACGCTCCGAAGGCGAAGAACGTCATCTTTCTGTTCATGGCCGGGGCGCCGAGCCATCTCGAGCTGTTCGACAACAAGCCGGAGCTGGCCCGTTTCGACGGTACGCTGCCGCCGAAGGAATTGCTCGAAGGCTATCGCGCGGCGTTCATCAATCCGAACTCGAAGCTGCTGGGGCCGAAGTTCAAGTTCGCGCGCCACGGCAATTGCGGCGCGGAATTGTCCGAGCTGCTGCCCCATCTGGCGGGGGTCGTCGACGACATCGCCATCGTCCGCTCGATGGTGACCGACGCCTTCAATCACGCGCCGGGGCAGATTCTGATGAATACTGGCTCGCAACAGTTCGGCCGGCCCAGCCTCGGCTCGTGGATCACTTATGGCCTGGGAAGCGAATCGAAGGATCTGCCTGGCTTCATCGTCTTCAGCTCGGGCAAGAAGGGGCCCAGCGGTGGCAATTCGAACTGGGGCAGCGGCTTTCTGCCCACCGTCTACCAAGGGGTGCAGTTCCGCAGCAGTGGCGATCCGGTGCTTTACCTGTCGAGCCCGCGCGGCGCCGATCGCCAGCTCGAACGAGAGTCGCTCGACACGCTGAACCGTTTGAACCAGCGGCGGCTGGCCGAGACGGGGGATCCCGAGATCGCCACGCGAATCAACTCGTTCGAGATGGCCTTCCGCATGCAGACCAGTGCGCCGGAGTTGATGGATCTCTCCGGCGAGCCGCAACACGTGCTCGATCTGTACGGGGTCGAGCCGGGCAAGCCGAGCTTCGCCTACAACTGCCTGCTCGCGCGGCGCATGATCGAGCGCGGCGTGCGCTGCGTCGAGCTCTTCCACGAGGCCTGGGATCAGCACGGCAACCTCGTGGGGGATCTGAAACGAAACTGCCAGGACACCGACCAGGCCTGCGCCGCGCTCGTGCAAGATCTCAAGCAGCGCGGTCTGCTCGACGAGACGCTGGTGATCTGGGGGGGCGAATTCGGCCGCACCCCCATGGTCCAGGGGGGGAACGACGGCCGCGACCATCACCCCAACGCCTTTACCATGTGGTTGGCCGGCGGCGGCACCAGGCCGGGCATCACCCTGGGCACGACCGACGATCTCGGCTTCAACGCCGCCACCGACCGCGTTCACGTCCACGACCTGCACGCCACGATCCTGCACCTGTTGGGCTTCGACCACACGAAGCTCACCTACCGCTTCCAAGGCCGCGACTTCCGCCTGACCGACGTCCACGGCAACGTCGTCAAGCAACTGCTGGCATAG
- a CDS encoding PSD1 domain-containing protein has protein sequence MRLAAHTIRSILLLALVWVAPSRAADERPLDFTRDVRPILSNACFQCHGPDAGDRQAELRLDRQDDAFADRDGTPAFVVGRPDQSEAIRRIESEDPAEQMPPVDSGKSLTPEQRAILRRWLAEGGPWDEHWAFRAPERPALPEVKNSAWMRNPIDAFILARLEREGLQPSVEADRVTQLRRLSLDLVGLPPAVSEVDEFVLDNTHDAYARQVERLLASPHYGERWGRLWLDAARYADSDGYEKDKARQVYFYRDWVVGALNRDLPYNQFVIEQIAGDLLPGATQDQQVATGFLRNSMTNEEGGVDPEQFRMEAMFDRIDAIGKSVLGLTIQCAQCHSHKFDPISQEDYYRIFAFLNNGHEANVAVYTPAEQQQREEIFAQIRALEEELRQANPDWAERLASWEAEVTPQQEWIVPPLTTSDLPTGGEKYQVLADGSVLAGGYAPTKHRVDVTLRTDVRPIRAIRLELLCDPNLPLGGPGRSIEGTAALTEFEVDAAPADAPDQRQRIKFIRATADVNPAETPLAAYYHDRSDRRRVTGPIEMALDGSDDTAWGIDAGPGRRNQPRQAVFVPESPLDFPAGTILTVMLKQNHGGWNSDDNQNHNLGRFRLSVTSAENAVADPLPAAVREIVSIPRDERTPEQNEALFSCWRSLVSDWSASNEKIEALWKQHPTGSAQLVLLERDKPRMTHRLDRGDFLKPQETISPGVPAFLHALPEGAPETRLTFAQWLVDRRSPTTARAIVNRVWQAYFGVGLVSTSEDLGSQSEAPSHPELLDWLAVEFMDSGWSLKHLHRLIVESATYRQSSHVAPELLAADPYNRLVARGPRLRLEAELVRDVALAASGLLNPALGGPSVCPPAPEFLFEPPASYGPKVWNLSQGEDRYRRALYTFRFRSVPYPALQAFDAPNGDFSCVRRPRSNTPQQALTTLNEPLFVECAQALALTTLREGGATPTDCTAFAFRRCVARTPSQDETNELVALWESQRDRFARGELEAWKFAAADPQYPPELPEGAEPADLAAWTAVARVLLNLDETITKE, from the coding sequence ATGCGCTTGGCTGCACACACGATTCGCTCGATTCTACTGTTGGCCCTGGTTTGGGTAGCACCTTCCCGCGCCGCGGACGAACGCCCGCTCGATTTTACGCGCGACGTGCGCCCCATTCTTTCAAACGCTTGTTTCCAATGCCACGGACCCGACGCAGGGGATCGCCAGGCCGAGTTGCGACTCGACCGCCAGGACGACGCCTTCGCCGATCGTGACGGGACGCCCGCCTTCGTCGTCGGCCGGCCCGACCAGAGCGAGGCCATTCGCCGCATCGAGAGCGAGGATCCGGCCGAGCAGATGCCCCCTGTCGACTCGGGCAAGAGCCTCACGCCCGAGCAACGGGCGATCCTGCGCCGCTGGCTCGCCGAAGGGGGCCCGTGGGACGAACATTGGGCCTTTCGCGCTCCGGAGCGCCCGGCGCTCCCCGAGGTGAAGAACTCGGCCTGGATGCGCAATCCGATCGATGCGTTCATTCTGGCGCGACTCGAACGCGAAGGTCTTCAGCCCTCGGTCGAGGCCGATCGCGTCACGCAGTTGCGGCGCCTGAGCCTCGATCTGGTAGGACTCCCTCCCGCAGTTTCCGAGGTAGACGAGTTCGTGCTCGACAATACGCACGATGCCTACGCGCGGCAGGTCGAGCGGCTGCTCGCCTCGCCTCACTACGGCGAACGCTGGGGACGCTTGTGGCTCGACGCGGCGCGCTACGCCGATTCGGACGGCTACGAAAAGGACAAGGCACGGCAGGTCTATTTCTATCGCGATTGGGTCGTCGGCGCGCTGAATCGCGATCTCCCCTACAATCAGTTCGTCATCGAACAAATCGCCGGCGACTTGCTGCCGGGCGCGACGCAAGATCAACAGGTTGCCACGGGCTTTCTGCGCAACTCGATGACCAACGAAGAAGGGGGCGTCGATCCCGAGCAGTTTCGCATGGAGGCCATGTTCGACCGCATCGACGCCATCGGCAAAAGCGTGCTCGGGCTGACGATCCAATGCGCGCAGTGCCATTCGCACAAGTTCGACCCCATCTCGCAGGAAGACTACTACCGGATATTCGCCTTCCTCAACAACGGGCACGAGGCGAACGTGGCGGTCTACACGCCCGCCGAACAACAGCAGCGCGAGGAGATCTTCGCGCAAATCCGCGCCCTCGAGGAAGAGTTGCGCCAGGCGAATCCCGACTGGGCCGAGCGACTCGCGTCGTGGGAAGCGGAAGTGACGCCGCAACAGGAGTGGATCGTTCCGCCCCTCACGACGAGCGACCTCCCCACGGGGGGCGAGAAATACCAGGTGCTGGCCGATGGCTCGGTGCTGGCCGGTGGGTATGCCCCCACCAAGCATCGCGTCGACGTCACCCTGCGGACCGACGTGCGGCCGATTCGCGCGATTCGGCTCGAGCTGTTGTGCGATCCGAACCTGCCGCTCGGCGGACCGGGCCGTTCGATCGAGGGGACCGCGGCGCTCACCGAGTTCGAGGTCGATGCCGCTCCGGCCGACGCCCCCGACCAGCGCCAGCGGATCAAATTCATCCGTGCCACGGCCGATGTGAACCCTGCCGAGACGCCGCTGGCCGCGTACTACCACGATCGTAGCGATCGGCGCCGCGTGACGGGTCCAATCGAAATGGCGCTCGACGGCAGCGACGACACCGCTTGGGGCATCGACGCCGGGCCAGGGCGCCGCAATCAACCCCGCCAAGCCGTCTTCGTGCCCGAATCTCCCCTCGATTTTCCCGCGGGCACGATTCTGACCGTGATGCTCAAGCAGAATCACGGCGGCTGGAACAGCGACGACAATCAGAACCACAACCTGGGGCGGTTCCGTCTGTCGGTCACGTCGGCTGAAAATGCCGTGGCCGATCCGCTGCCGGCGGCCGTGCGCGAAATCGTCTCCATCCCCCGCGACGAGCGCACGCCGGAGCAGAACGAGGCCCTCTTCAGTTGTTGGCGTTCGCTGGTGTCCGACTGGTCGGCGTCGAACGAAAAGATCGAGGCGCTCTGGAAACAGCATCCCACCGGCTCGGCACAACTGGTGCTCCTCGAGCGCGACAAGCCGCGCATGACGCATCGGCTCGATCGGGGCGATTTTCTCAAACCGCAAGAGACGATCTCGCCGGGCGTGCCGGCATTCCTGCATGCGCTGCCCGAGGGGGCGCCCGAGACGCGACTCACGTTTGCCCAGTGGCTCGTCGATCGACGTTCCCCGACCACGGCCCGCGCGATCGTGAACCGCGTCTGGCAGGCGTACTTCGGCGTAGGCTTGGTTTCGACGAGCGAGGATCTCGGCTCGCAGAGCGAGGCTCCTTCGCATCCCGAGTTGCTCGATTGGCTGGCGGTCGAATTCATGGATTCCGGCTGGAGCCTCAAGCACCTGCATCGACTGATCGTGGAATCGGCCACCTATCGACAGTCGTCGCACGTGGCTCCCGAATTGCTCGCGGCCGACCCCTACAACCGCCTGGTGGCGCGCGGCCCCCGACTGCGGCTCGAAGCCGAATTGGTGCGCGACGTGGCGCTCGCTGCGAGCGGTTTGTTGAACCCGGCGCTCGGCGGACCGAGCGTCTGCCCCCCCGCTCCGGAGTTTCTCTTCGAACCACCTGCCAGCTATGGGCCGAAGGTGTGGAACCTGTCCCAGGGCGAGGATCGTTATCGTCGCGCGTTGTACACGTTCCGCTTCCGTTCGGTGCCCTATCCGGCCCTGCAAGCTTTCGATGCGCCGAATGGCGACTTTTCGTGCGTGCGCCGGCCACGTTCGAACACGCCGCAGCAGGCGCTCACGACGTTAAACGAGCCCCTCTTCGTCGAATGTGCGCAGGCGCTGGCCTTGACCACGTTGCGCGAGGGCGGCGCCACTCCCACCGACTGCACGGCGTTCGCCTTCCGCCGCTGCGTGGCGCGGACGCCGAGCCAGGACGAGACGAACGAGCTCGTGGCGTTGTGGGAATCGCAACGCGACCGCTTTGCCCGTGGCGAGCTCGAGGCCTGGAAGTTCGCTGCCGCCGATCCGCAGTATCCGCCCGAATTGCCCGAGGGGGCCGAACCGGCCGATCTGGCCGCCTGGACGGCGGTGGCGCGCGTGCTGTTGAATCTGGATGAAACGATCACCAAAGAATAA
- a CDS encoding response regulator transcription factor produces MNILLIEDDTVIGKALVQGFTEAGHQVQWAKDGVAGQGLASNQESDAIVLDLNLPGLDGLDVLGSIRESGIRTPVVVLTARGGVDERVHGLNSGADDYMAKPFDFAELLARVVAVCRRVAPRPSMTIQAGGVKLDLSNRRVQQGDREVDLTPTEFSILELLMRNAGQTVTRRMLCEHVWGFNWDGTTNVIEVHINRLRGKLEPRDAPALIHTVRGRGYAFRAPDA; encoded by the coding sequence ATGAATATTCTGTTGATCGAAGACGACACCGTCATCGGCAAGGCCCTCGTGCAGGGGTTCACCGAGGCGGGTCACCAGGTCCAGTGGGCCAAAGATGGCGTCGCGGGGCAGGGGCTCGCCTCGAATCAAGAGTCCGACGCCATCGTGCTCGACCTCAATCTGCCGGGGCTCGACGGACTCGATGTGCTAGGCAGCATCCGCGAATCGGGCATTCGCACCCCGGTCGTCGTGCTGACGGCGCGCGGCGGAGTCGACGAGCGCGTCCACGGGCTCAACAGCGGCGCCGACGACTACATGGCGAAGCCGTTCGATTTTGCCGAGTTGCTCGCGCGCGTCGTCGCGGTCTGTCGCCGCGTCGCGCCACGCCCTTCGATGACAATCCAGGCCGGCGGGGTCAAGCTCGACTTGTCGAATCGCCGCGTGCAGCAAGGAGATCGCGAGGTCGATCTCACGCCTACCGAGTTCAGCATTCTCGAGCTGCTCATGCGCAACGCCGGGCAGACCGTGACCCGCCGCATGCTCTGCGAGCACGTGTGGGGCTTCAATTGGGACGGCACCACGAACGTGATCGAAGTTCACATCAATCGTCTGCGTGGCAAGCTCGAGCCGCGCGACGCTCCGGCATTGATTCATACCGTCCGAGGCCGTGGCTATGCGTTTCGCGCGCCTGATGCGTAG
- a CDS encoding HAMP domain-containing protein — protein sequence MRLTIWNTAVVLLAVVLALLGVRNGLRVSLVRETDQLLLDEADEVGLAIRQLHPNLEAIEQQMNRTAVGHKELGWFLQLVDDRDETFFSSVDTPAEMLNLHLPREAAAVTAVGPYRVAQRLLTGPNMPGYAVRVGTSLDFVERDVSRLTRLLVPLGIVLTALSPLGGYWLATRATSPLANVLSTARRLRPSNLGERLPLRGTGDELDQLSVTINRFLDRIANYVQQQREFVDNAAHELRSPLAAIQGSVDVALNSDRSVEEYQELLYSVIEECSELRLLVNHLLQLTESDNDSDQSTHENVALDEVVGRSLEMFRGAAEERNIELESGLLCPAPVRGHAVQLRQVVNNLLENALKFTPPGGRVRVTLARAGDDKIALTVADSGIGISAADLPHIFERFYQADRARQRQTSASRGHGLGLSICQAVIHGHGGSIDARSVLDQGTTFRVVLPLMHAERRLATASE from the coding sequence ATGCGCCTGACCATCTGGAACACGGCCGTCGTGCTGTTGGCGGTCGTGCTGGCGTTGCTCGGCGTGCGCAACGGTCTGCGGGTTTCGCTCGTACGCGAGACCGATCAACTCTTGCTCGACGAGGCCGACGAGGTCGGTCTCGCGATCCGGCAGTTGCATCCCAATCTCGAGGCGATCGAGCAGCAGATGAACCGCACGGCCGTGGGGCACAAAGAACTCGGCTGGTTTCTGCAACTGGTCGACGATCGGGACGAGACTTTCTTCTCGAGCGTCGACACTCCCGCCGAGATGCTCAATCTGCACCTGCCCCGCGAGGCGGCCGCGGTCACGGCCGTCGGCCCCTATCGCGTGGCGCAGCGACTGCTGACGGGACCGAACATGCCCGGCTACGCCGTGCGCGTGGGCACGTCGCTCGACTTCGTCGAACGCGACGTGTCGAGATTGACGCGGCTGCTCGTGCCGTTGGGCATCGTGCTCACCGCTCTCTCGCCGCTGGGGGGCTACTGGCTGGCGACCCGGGCCACGTCTCCCCTGGCGAATGTGCTGTCGACCGCACGGCGCTTGCGCCCCTCGAACCTGGGCGAGCGCCTGCCGCTGCGCGGCACCGGCGACGAGCTCGATCAACTGAGCGTGACCATCAACCGCTTTCTCGATCGTATCGCGAACTACGTGCAGCAACAGCGCGAGTTCGTCGACAATGCCGCCCACGAACTGCGTTCGCCCCTGGCAGCCATCCAAGGCTCGGTCGACGTGGCATTGAATTCGGACCGTTCGGTCGAGGAGTACCAAGAGCTGCTCTACTCGGTGATCGAGGAGTGCTCCGAGTTGCGCCTGCTGGTGAACCATCTCCTGCAACTGACCGAAAGCGACAACGACTCGGACCAGTCGACCCACGAGAACGTGGCCCTCGACGAAGTCGTCGGCCGGTCGCTCGAGATGTTCCGCGGCGCCGCCGAAGAACGGAACATCGAGCTCGAGTCAGGGCTGCTTTGTCCCGCCCCAGTGCGCGGGCATGCCGTGCAATTGCGACAGGTGGTGAACAACCTGCTCGAGAACGCGCTCAAGTTCACCCCTCCTGGCGGGCGCGTCCGCGTAACGCTGGCGCGCGCCGGCGACGATAAGATCGCCCTGACCGTGGCGGACTCGGGCATCGGCATCTCGGCGGCCGATTTGCCCCACATCTTCGAACGCTTCTACCAGGCCGATCGCGCGCGGCAGCGCCAGACGAGCGCTTCGCGTGGACATGGGCTGGGTCTGAGCATCTGCCAGGCCGTCATTCACGGGCACGGGGGTTCGATCGACGCGCGCAGTGTCCTCGATCAGGGTACGACGTTCCGTGTCGTGTTGCCGCTCATGCATGCCGAACGCCGCCTTGCCACCGCGAGCGAGTGA
- a CDS encoding GntR family transcriptional regulator translates to MFLRIEKGSAVPISRQLADQISSLCASGLLKPGARLPSVRELARELAVNQNTILRVYERLTAEGLLEMRHGQGTFIALRTKRGQLAAQRERIVDELRQLVRQAMGLGLSVEELHELLDEARQGIEPAVSVTSGEATR, encoded by the coding sequence ATGTTTTTGCGGATCGAAAAAGGATCGGCGGTGCCCATTTCGCGGCAGCTTGCCGATCAGATCTCTTCACTTTGCGCCTCGGGCCTGTTGAAGCCCGGCGCTCGTTTGCCCTCGGTCCGCGAGCTTGCGCGCGAGTTGGCCGTGAACCAGAATACGATCCTCCGCGTCTACGAGCGGCTCACCGCCGAAGGATTGCTCGAAATGCGCCACGGCCAGGGGACCTTCATCGCCCTGCGCACGAAACGTGGGCAACTCGCCGCGCAGCGCGAGCGGATTGTCGACGAGTTGCGGCAGCTCGTGCGGCAGGCCATGGGGTTGGGACTTTCGGTCGAGGAACTTCACGAACTACTGGATGAGGCACGCCAGGGCATCGAGCCCGCGGTGTCCGTTACTTCTGGGGAGGCGACGCGATGA
- a CDS encoding ABC transporter ATP-binding protein — MSEPAIEMQAVWKSFRRNRVLCGVNLRVEPGKTFAFLGRNAAGKTTTIRLLLGLLKRDDGAIRVLGIDPERQPLELRRRIGYLAEDQTMYGWMRVEEILRFVAPFYPTWDQDLALRYVRDFELPLGAKIKHLSKGQNVRLGLVLALAHRPQLVILDDPALGLDPIMRKQFNRDLIAHLQGEGRTVFYSSHLLYEVEPVADEVAILDAGRVVRQAETETLRRDVKQLILAQPELNKVRGELAILDERHEGEHVAVIVERAEQAIEHLAKQAIDVRVVELNLDEIFEAYVAGRKDGGPASPTPQAELQPTA, encoded by the coding sequence ATGAGCGAACCGGCGATCGAGATGCAGGCCGTATGGAAATCTTTCCGGCGGAACCGCGTGTTATGCGGGGTGAATTTGCGCGTCGAGCCAGGCAAGACGTTCGCTTTTCTGGGGCGCAACGCCGCCGGCAAGACGACCACGATTCGCCTGCTGTTGGGGCTGCTCAAGCGCGATGACGGCGCGATCCGCGTCCTGGGGATCGATCCCGAGCGCCAGCCGCTCGAGCTGCGGCGCCGTATCGGCTACCTGGCCGAAGATCAAACCATGTATGGCTGGATGCGCGTCGAAGAGATTCTGCGCTTTGTCGCCCCCTTCTACCCCACCTGGGATCAGGATCTCGCCCTGCGCTACGTGCGCGATTTCGAGCTTCCCCTGGGGGCAAAAATAAAGCACCTGTCGAAGGGGCAAAACGTGCGGTTGGGGCTCGTGCTGGCGCTCGCGCATCGTCCGCAGTTGGTGATCCTCGACGATCCGGCGCTCGGTCTCGATCCGATCATGCGCAAGCAGTTCAATCGCGATCTGATTGCCCACCTGCAGGGCGAAGGCCGCACCGTGTTCTACAGCTCACACCTACTGTATGAGGTCGAGCCGGTGGCCGACGAGGTGGCCATTCTCGACGCGGGGCGCGTCGTGCGCCAGGCGGAGACCGAAACGCTGCGCCGCGACGTGAAGCAGTTGATCCTGGCGCAGCCCGAATTGAACAAGGTCCGCGGCGAACTGGCAATCCTCGACGAACGCCACGAGGGAGAGCACGTGGCGGTGATCGTGGAACGAGCGGAGCAGGCGATTGAACATCTGGCGAAGCAGGCGATCGACGTGCGGGTTGTGGAATTGAACCTCGACGAGATCTTCGAGGCCTATGTCGCGGGCCGAAAAGATGGCGGCCCGGCTTCGCCGACGCCACAAGCCGAATTGCAACCGACCGCTTAG